A region of the Fulvia fulva chromosome 7, complete sequence genome:
TCCGCCGTGCACCTTTCATCAGCAGTGCGCACTGGCTAGCCATACGTGGCATACGCCACTGGATTTGCATTACACGTCCGCTTCCAATGGTGGTAACAGAGAGGCGAATGTCTCCGTCCGTCAGGCTGACGAGCAGTGGGTTGACCCCGCCCGTGGTGTGCTCAAAAGCTGTAATCCAGACAGGCGTCACTCTGTTTGGCATCGTAATTTCTCAACGGTGGTAGGACTACCAAGGAGTTACTGGCATCTGGAAATGTTGTATGGCTAGCCGGGGGTCGTACGCCACGCCTCTTCGTCCCGAGAATGATGAGATCCGCCTTCTGTGTCTCGACCGATCTGACGAGGAACATCACAGACTGGAAACCGTTTCTTTGCGCTTGGGCAACCCTCAGTATATCGCTCTCTCCTACCATTGGGGCAGCCACCAGAGATGGGAGAACGTACAAATCGGGCGAAGACGGCACTATGTCTCATCGAATCTGGCTCGAGCCGTTGAGGCCGTGAAGGATGCTTGGGATGTCGAACCTTTGTATCGAGGAAGACTGCGGGTATGGGCAGATCAGCTCTGCATTGATCAAGAGAACTCCGCAGAGAAGTCTTCACAGGTTAGTTTCATGGACCAGATCTATGAGAGAGCTGCCCATGTGTTGGTCTGGCTACCGACTCGACAACCATTGTACTTCCGGCATCACGGCCGTAACCCGGACTGGGACAGCTGGAGTGCCTGGCATCACGACCACATGCGGCTGCCTAACCATCGTACGCTTACAGGCAGCCGACTTCGACAAAGGATCCCTAATCTTGGACCCAAAACTCGGGCAATCTTGGGGACGTATGGTACAATGTCTACTACATCGCCACAAGCCCTTGGTGGTCAAGGGCCTGGGTATATCAGGAGTTCCTGTCAGCAACTCGGGTCACTTTTCTGGTTGGTGGCTTCAGCGTGCCTTGGAAAGAACTCTATGCCTTTCTACGCCCATTCTTTCTCGCAAGAGAGCTTCGCCTTGGTGCTTGTACTAACGTCATGGAGAATTTGGAAAGATATGCTGATGCTCATCAAGGCGGCTGCTGGCGTAGACTGTTCCCTGCCCGAAATAAGTTGCTTCGCATGATCACAGTACGACAACAGAATTTCACCGAACAGCTCCAGCTCTTGCGACACGCATCGGCGTGGGACCTTTGCGAAGATATCTTCAGAAGTAGAGCCTCTCGAGGTGGCCATGTACCAATGAGGGATCTCACACGGCTTTCCACGCTCCTTTCACACTCCCGTCGGTGCCAGAGCTCAAACGCACGTGACAAAGCGTACGCGGTCTTGGCATTAGCAGACAGCACAATAGGATACGACCTACCCATCGACTATACCAATCGCACCACCGATACTGATGTTCTCGTCAAATTGGCCAAAGCAATCTTCCGTGGCGAGCAACGCTTGGATATCATGGCAATGCCCTCTGCTGACGAATGGCCGCTGGACAACTCGCCACATAAAACTCACTCTCGCCGTCAGCGCCTACCTTCATGGGCGCCTGACTGGTTTGCACCGCTGGATGAAGTCAGCAGGCAGGATCGATTCCACTTCAAGTTGTGGCAACAAGAGCTGCCTTTATATCACGACAATGGCAGGATCAATCCAACTTGGGGTAGAGCATCCCTTAACATCCCTCCACGCATGGCTTTCTGACCGGATGGCTACGGCAATACGGACAGAGTCATGCGCGTTCACGGACTTTTCGTGGCCACCCTTGGGCATGTCCTAGGAGAATCACGAGCCAATGGCTGGAGCCGGTTCGCCAGTCACTACGGCAAATCCTGTACGGGTCTGACCGTTGAGACTACCAGCGTTGCGAGAAGGAACTGCGAGATTTGGGTCATTTTTGGAGCTGACAAACCCTTGACGCTTCGCCGACTCACGAGGGGTGGACGTAGAAGACGTGTCTTGGGCCCTGCGTTACTAAGATACAGGCGAGATGGAGTGATCTCCGATATACATGAGGGCTACCTGGCTGATTGCTACCTCGATGGCAGGGTGCAGGCTGAGGACATTTGGCTGGTCTGAGTATGGCTGCGGTGTGTTCAAGAGCACGGGGATCCAGTCATTGTCCGGAGCGGTCTTAAGCTCACGACACCAGGGAGCGCTATATGTTCCAGGCGACTAGGAGGAGCTGTGTAGCACCAGTTTGGAAGGAGATTCACGACTATATCGCAAGTGCAAATGACACCACCAGAGGTCGGATTGGGGACTGTGAAAGCTGTGGCAGCAGGAACCCAGCGCCAGGTTGAGAAACAGCATATGCTCACGGCATTCCTCCTTATCGCGGAAGTCGAGATCATATGCTCCGCACGCTCAGGCCAAAGTCCATCTCGGCAAGAAACGGCAACCCTCTCACTCTTTGTCAACAACGTGTCCACTTCGAATCCCAAGTCACAAGTCACAAGCCCCGAGTCGCGAGCCGCGGGCCATAGGTCCACTAAAAGATCTCCTTCCTCAACCAACCCTCTTTTCTTCCTTGTTCCTCAACAAGGAATCAGGTGGCGTTGGATGTAGTGGTGGTATTCGACGGTGGCGCTTGGGGTGGTGACCACCACTCTCGTTCGCTGGGAATCATCAGTTCCCACCGCCAACTCCAACGGCATTGGCGGAAGCAATAGGAGAGGGCGAACATGGGTTCGTCCTCTCCTGTTTTGCGGTCGGGTGAGGGGATGTGAAAGGTGTAGGGAGCAGGGTGTTGGGATGAACTGTTTGTGAAAATGGTACAAAGCGAATGCGCTGCTGTGGCATGTGCGAGAACGCTTTCCGTCACAATGTTGATGCACAATGATCCAGCATCAATATGTCTTGTACCTCGTACCGCAGCGAGCGCGTGGCACCCCGTCAATATGCTTGGGGGGGGGGTTTGAAAAACGTGGTATCGGTCAGCTCGCCTTCGGACGGCGCAACATGGCCGCCATGTCCCGTGGAAGTTGCTGAATCACAAGTCTTACGCGTCGACTCGCGGGCTGCTACGGACGTAAGCACCGTCCAAGCATCAAGGGACCAACATCCCACCCTACATACGCTGTTGTGTATGATGGCGACATTCGCGAACCCAGTCTAAGATGTTTGCGAGCATCGATATTGTTGATCGATTAAGGGCTGTTAACAAACTTAGGTCGCCCAGGACGTTTAGATAGCTAGCCCATCGAAGTCCGCCACAACGCAATCGATCCTTACGAACGACTAGCATCGCGCGAGCGCCTCGTGCAGGTCGTCATGTCTACGCATCAATTCAGCGCCCCGGTATATTCATGCAACAAAGTCTGTAGCGGAAACGGCGACGCGCTCGGGTTCGGTAAGCTCCGAAGCATATTATGACCAAATCTGGACTGCACTTCTCGACAACGTCCGTACCATCTGTCGGCCGTATGCTACCCGACGTACATCTACTAGTTCGATGCTTCGTGCATCGAGTCTTGGACTTTATGCTTACAGCAGTTCCTTCCTCAACCTAGCATGTATGGGCGCACTATACTCCTTGCCCGTTGTGTACAGGGCATTCTTTCACTCTCGACAGACCGCCGAGAAGTCTTATGAAGCGCGATCCACTCGTCTTAAGCTTGCTCGATGTCGAACTTATAGGCAAGAGAAACTAAATCAAGCCTAAGAAGTACAATTGGCCTCTCTTGCCCTATGCAGTGCCTTGGATACAGCTGAAAGCCACGCCAGGTGGTTGTTGGTGGATAAAGGTCATGCCCCTCAATGACAAGAAAGCGCTTTGGCAGGAGCTCGAGCGGTCGTGGAGTTTTCTTCGGATCTCGGTAGATCGTTCTGGAGCTATCGAAGAGGTCAAAACCATATGTTGGCCACTTTGTATCCGATCCCCGAATCTCTAGCCCGAAGTCTGGCTGTCTCTCTGTCTGATTGTAACGGAGGCAGAATTGAGCTGTGGGGTCTCTTTTATGACGGCACGAGAGTACTGCAACGAGTCTAACAGATGCGGTGACTGTTTTATTCTCTTCAGAGCGAGGCTGGGATCTGGCCCGAGGATGTTGTCGTACTCCCTGCGAAGTCTGTGGAAGCTCCCTGAGTCGAACAGCCAACGTACAGTTGGGCTGCTCGTTGATTCTGACAAAGAGTCTTGTGGCGAGCATCCGTGGGATGAGAACAGCTACTTGCATATGTGCTCACGTTGTGCTATGGAGGGGCAGTAAGCTGCATTGCCCTGTTCGGGTAAGATCTGTACCACGCCTTGCTACACCAGTGATCGTACAATGTGGGCAGTCTGACGATGTTGCAAAGGGCACATTTCATCTGCTCTTCACAATCTCCATCGAAACTTGTCCGTTCAGTCATGGGGAATCCGATGATCCCAAAAGTCTACGACCTCCTAGACACCCGAGTAATACCCTCGTGCTTCTCTCGATTTCCTGCTGGCATCAACGTCAGCGCCAGAAAAGTTGAAGAAAGCCTGGCTCAAATCGGTATTGACGCATCGGCGGCCGACTCACGCGAAAGGCGGCGTGCTCTTACCAGGCATTCTCACCCCTACGGCAATGCTTTTGCTATATGTCATTGTTCCGCGGATCCTGAAAAGCTTGTCATACTGGCTAGTCTGGTAGAAGTCATGTGGATTCACGATGATGTTACGGAAGAGCTACATCATGCCCAGGTGCGTCATCACAGGCTTTGCTACGCACGAGTCTTGACGATGAGGAAGGCTTGTAGGGAATATGCAACTCTCAGCCAAGTACTCCGACTCGACATCGATCCGTCGAGAGTCGCGCCAGAAAATGTCCGACAGAAAGCATTGAGCGAAGTCATTCGAGCTGCTATCGATATGGATAACCCTCAAGCCTCTGAGATGATCCAGACATTGAAGACCTATCTCGACTCCTTCGATAGTCGTGCTGACGACTTCGACAACATGGAAGAGTACACGGCCTACCGCATTCCAAATTGCGGCTACTGGTACGTTCTTCAGTACGTGACCAGGTTGATGCTCACACATATCAGGATCTCGTCGTACTTCATCCGCTGGGGTCTGGGAATCACTTTGACCCAAGAAGACTACCGTTCCATCGACGCATTCGACAGAGCGATGGGTAATGTTCTCGGCTTGACAAACGGTTACTTCAGCTGGAACGTGGAAAAGCACCAGCCGACCGACCGCATCAGAAATGCCATGAGAGTGCTCATGAAAGAGCACAACATTGACTCCGAAGCGGCTCAGTCCATGTTGTTGGGCATCAtagtgcaggaagagaccAGTGCAGCACAGCTTAAGCAGAGACGTTTGCAAGCGCCAGTTTCTGAGGCGCTTGGTCAGTACTTTGAGGCGATCGAGCTTTACGTTGGGGGCAGCTGCTATTGGCATGCGACGGCGCCTCGATATCAGATTGTGGAGTAGGGCTTGGATCGATTGCGTTTTTTGGTATCTGGTCGTCTTCACGGCACTACAGTGAGTAGTGGTTCGCCGCGTCCAAACACGACATGATTCTGAGCATGCAACATCGCCTGCGACCCTTGTTGCAAGTTCACCGCAGCTACAGAGTGCACCGCACCCCACGAATGGTCAATGCAACACAAGCACGAATGCGAAGGGCTGGACACGCCTTGAGACTCCGCAGCGACGCGATAGGCTCAGGGTCGCACTGATGCACACGCAAATGTTACGGTTCTGCTTGATTGAAATCTACTTCCAAAGTGCACATGCAGTGTGCATGATTTGATCATGGCATGGGCTACGAGCTATTACTCACCCCTAAACAGTGAGACGGCCCGGCAGACAACGAGACTTGGAGTGGTACTCCAGCTCACATGAAATCGTGTTACTGGACACGAAGCCACAGCTCATTGGCCTGCTGTCGTACCTGGACGGGCATCATGATCATCACAAGA
Encoded here:
- a CDS encoding Terpene cyclase ATR13 — encoded protein: MMLRKSYIMPREYATLSQVLRLDIDPSRVAPENVRQKALSEVIRAAIDMDNPQASEMIQTLKTYLDSFDSRADDFDNMEEYTAYRIPNCGYWISSYFIRWGLGITLTQEDYRSIDAFDRAMGNVLGLTNGYFSWNVEKHQPTDRIRNAMRVLMKEHNIDSEAAQSMLLGIIVQEETSAAQLKQRRLQAPVSEALGQYFEAIELYVGGSCYWHATAPRYQIVE